TGCCGCCGTTCCGGTCCGCCGTGGACCGGGGCGTCGGCTCGGTGATGATCTCCTACAGCAGCTGGAACGGCGTCAAGGCGCACGGCCACCGCTACCTGATCACCGACCTGCTCAAGACCGAGCTGGGCTTCTCCGGGTTCGTGGTCTCGGACTGGGCGGGCATCGACCAGATCGACGGCGCGACCGGCTTCACCGGCGCGGAGGTCGCCGCCGCCGTCAACGCGGGCATCGACATGGTGATGGTCCCGACCGACTACCAGCGGTTCACCAGCCTGCTCAAGGCCGAGGTGCAGGCCGGGCGGGTGAGCACGGCCCGGGTCGACGACGCCAACCGGCGCATCCTGACCAAGAAGTTCGAGCTCGGCCTGTTCGAGCGCCCGCTCACCGACCGCTCGCTGACCTCGACGGTCGGCTCGGCGGCGCACCGCGACCTGGCCCGCCGGGCGGTGCGGCAGTCGCAGGTGCTGCTGCGCAACGACGGCGTGCTGCCGCTGGCCAAGTCCGGCCGGTACTTCGTGGCGGGCAAGTCGGCCGACGACATCGGCTACCAGAGCGGCGGCTGGACGATCTCGTGGCAGGGCGGCAGCGGCAGCACCACGCCCGGCACCACGATCCTCCAGGGCATCCGCGAGGCGGTCGGGTCCGGCGCGACCGTCACGCACGACCGGTACGGCGCGGGGGTCGACGGCTCGTACACGGCGGCCATCGCCGTGGTGGGGGAGACCCCGTACGCCGAGGGCCAGGGCGACCGGCCTCACGGCCTCGGCCTGGACCGCGAGGACCTGGAGACGATCAACCGGCTGCGGTCGGCGGGCGTCCCGGTGGTCGTGGTGCTGGTGTCCGGCCGGCCGATGGACGTCGCGAACCAGGTCGGCGACTGGGACGCGCTGCTCGCCTCGTGGCTGCCCGGCACCGAGGGCCGGGGCGTGGCCGACGTGCTGTTCGGCGACTACAACCCGACCGGGAAGCTGCCCGTGACCTGGATGAACAGCAGCTCGCAGCAGCCGATCAACGCCGGTGACGGCAAGGCCGCCCTGTACCCGCTGGGCCACGGCCTGAGCTACGCCCCGATCACCACGACCACCACCACCACGACCACCACCACCACCACGACCACGACCACGACCACCACCACGACGACCACGACGACGACCGCACCGCCGCCCGGCGGCTGCGTGGCCACCGCCCGCCTCACCGGCTCCTGGCAGGGCGGTTTCCAGGCCGAGGTCACCGTCGCCAACGCGGGCGCCGCCCGGATCAACGGCTGGACGGTCACCTGGACCAGGGCGGGCGACCAGGTGGTCAACAGCCTGTGGAACGGCAGGTTGACCCAGTCCGGCACGACGGTGTCCGTGGACGACGTCGGCTGGAACGGCGGTCTCGCGCCGGGCGCTTCGGGGTCCTTCGGGTACACCGCGAGCGGGTCGGCCACCCTGCCCGAGCTGACCTGCCGGACGAGGTAGCCGGATCGTGGTGACGTTCTGGGAGCGCTCCCCCACGCTGCGTCGTTCAGCGCAGCGGCAGCCTGCGTTCGGCCCAGAGGTCGGGTACTTCCGAGCCGAACTTGTCAAGGCTTTGTGGTCGAACCCTCTTTTCACGGTGTTTCGATGCCGTTACAGTCCCGGACTGGGAGCGCTCCCAGAAACCTCCACCGCCCTGCCCCTCGGAGGCACCGCATGCGACGACGCATGTCCGGAGCACTGGCCGGCACGCTAGCCGTGCTGGTCAGCGCCTTGACGCTGACCCCGTTCCAGCCGACCGCGACGGCCGCGCCCGCGTTCAACTACGGCGAGGCCCTGCAGAAGTCGATCTGGTTCTACGACGCCCAGCGGTCCGGCGACCTGCCGGCCGACAACCGGGTGAACTGGCGGGGCGACTCGGCGCTGCGCGACGGCAGCGACGTCGGACTGGACCTCTCCGGCGGCTTCTACGACGCCGGCGACCACGTCAAGTTCGGACTGCCGTTCGCCGCCACGATGTCGATGCTGGCCTGGGGCGCGGTGGAGAACCGCGACGCCTACCAGGACTCCGGCCAGCTGCGGCACCTGATGGCGAACCTCAAGTGGGGCGCCGACTGGATCATCAAGGCGCACCCGTCGCCCAACGTCGTCTACGGCCAGGTCGGCAAGGGCGACGACGACCACAAGTGGTGGGGCGCGGCCGAGGTCATGCAGATGGCCCGCCCGGCCTACAAGGTGGACGCCTCCTGCCCCGGCTCCGACCTCGCGGGCGAGTACGCCGCGGCGATGGCGGCGTCCTCCATGGTGTTCAAGCAGACCGACCCGACCTACGCGGCGACCCTGCTGACCCACGCCAAGCAGCTCTACACCTTCGCCGACACCTACCGCGGCAAGTACAGCTCCTGCATCACCGACTCCGCCAACTTCTACAACTCCTGGAGCGGCTACCAGGACGAGCTGGTCTGGGGCGCGGCCTGGCTGTACCGGGCCACCGGTGACGCGAGCTACCTGGCCAAGGCCAAGGCGGAGTACCCGAAGCTGTCCACCGAGCCGCAGACCACCACGCGGTCCTACCGGTGGACCATCGCCTGGGACGACAAGTCCTACGGCGCCTACGTCCTGCTGGCCAAGCTGACCGGCGAGGCCGAGTACGTCGCCGACGCCAACCGGTGGCTGGACTACTGGACCACCGGCTACAACGGCAACCGGGTGCGGTACTCGCCGGGCGGCCAGGC
This genomic window from Saccharothrix sp. HUAS TT1 contains:
- a CDS encoding cellulose binding domain-containing protein, which encodes MATARLTGSWQGGFQAEVTVANAGAARINGWTVTWTRAGDQVVNSLWNGRLTQSGTTVSVDDVGWNGGLAPGASGSFGYTASGSATLPELTCRTR